From Microbacterium sp. YJN-G, a single genomic window includes:
- a CDS encoding TPM domain-containing protein: MRRRWLTVAAIALGAVLGGLSLATASATAPAPLGEGYITDHSGVVSDVDAAQAQSTLERLRDEARVDLFIVLVPEFTDPSDTEAWTDATAQGNGLSTTQYLISVATEGRTFTMWRPNDGVMTEAERDRILDAMIPDLRESDFSGAVVAAADEAYDIYVLGPQRTSQTWMIVGVVVAVAVVVIMIVLLVVRARRRAAEAAKRQAQIDEVAQQADIALVRTDDLVRSSEQELEYARAQFGDDVIGPFVAALKTARTNLDEAFSLKQQLDDEIPDSDQDRLAWNQRVLQLCSESTQALEDRKAEFDELRRLEQNAPAALENVRRLRAAAGAEIDRADAILAELASSYSPDAISSVSDNTAQARSRMAFTDEQIQAAEQHIAAGDTGDAAVAVRAAEGAVQQATQFEDAVERLQGDLRGADERATALIAELDADMRAAAALPDRDGSLARAVEASGQAIQQARTRLGGTGRDPLAALRALDAANTTIDGVIARVRDEQARIQHARTMLADVINRADLQISAAERFILNRRGAVGSQARTRLVEAQNSQSQARSLADADPVQALALAQRADTLAAHALRLAENDVNSWGGGGFGGGGRGGGDTLGALLGGILIGQVTGGHRGGGGWGGGGFGGGGGWGGGSSGGGGFFGGGGGGGFSVGGFGGGGGSIGSSGGGGRF; encoded by the coding sequence ATGCGGAGACGGTGGCTGACGGTGGCCGCGATCGCGCTGGGCGCCGTTCTCGGCGGACTCTCGCTCGCAACGGCATCCGCGACCGCACCCGCACCTCTCGGCGAGGGGTACATCACCGACCACAGCGGCGTCGTCTCCGACGTCGACGCGGCCCAGGCGCAGAGCACGCTGGAGCGGCTGCGCGACGAGGCCCGCGTCGACCTGTTCATCGTGCTGGTGCCCGAGTTCACCGATCCTTCTGACACCGAGGCCTGGACGGATGCCACTGCTCAGGGCAACGGCCTCTCGACCACCCAGTACCTCATCTCCGTCGCCACCGAGGGACGCACCTTCACGATGTGGCGGCCGAACGACGGTGTGATGACCGAGGCCGAGCGCGACCGCATCCTCGACGCGATGATCCCGGATCTGCGCGAGAGCGACTTCAGCGGCGCGGTGGTCGCCGCAGCCGACGAGGCGTACGACATCTACGTGCTCGGCCCGCAGCGCACCTCGCAGACATGGATGATCGTCGGCGTCGTCGTCGCGGTCGCTGTCGTCGTGATCATGATCGTGCTCCTCGTCGTGCGAGCACGCCGGCGTGCCGCCGAGGCGGCGAAACGACAGGCGCAGATCGACGAGGTGGCGCAGCAGGCCGACATCGCCCTGGTGCGCACCGACGACCTGGTGCGCTCCAGCGAGCAGGAGCTCGAGTACGCGCGGGCGCAGTTCGGCGACGACGTGATCGGCCCGTTCGTCGCAGCTCTCAAGACCGCCCGGACGAACCTCGACGAGGCGTTCTCGCTCAAGCAGCAGCTCGACGACGAGATCCCCGATTCCGACCAGGACAGGCTCGCGTGGAACCAGCGCGTCCTGCAGCTGTGCTCGGAGTCCACTCAGGCGCTCGAGGACCGCAAGGCGGAGTTCGACGAGCTGCGTCGCCTCGAGCAGAACGCACCCGCCGCGCTGGAGAACGTGCGCCGGCTCCGCGCCGCCGCAGGCGCCGAGATCGACCGCGCCGATGCGATCCTCGCCGAGCTCGCCTCCTCCTACTCACCCGACGCGATCTCGTCGGTCAGCGACAACACCGCACAGGCGCGGTCGCGGATGGCGTTCACCGACGAGCAGATCCAGGCGGCCGAGCAGCACATCGCCGCCGGCGACACCGGTGATGCCGCCGTCGCGGTGCGCGCCGCCGAGGGTGCGGTGCAGCAGGCCACCCAGTTCGAGGATGCCGTCGAGCGCCTGCAGGGCGACCTGCGCGGCGCCGATGAGCGGGCGACGGCGCTGATCGCCGAACTGGATGCCGACATGCGGGCCGCCGCCGCCCTCCCCGACAGGGACGGCTCGCTCGCACGGGCCGTCGAAGCCAGCGGACAGGCGATCCAGCAGGCGCGGACCCGACTGGGCGGCACCGGGCGCGACCCGCTCGCCGCTCTGCGCGCACTCGATGCCGCGAACACGACCATCGACGGCGTCATCGCGCGGGTGCGCGACGAGCAGGCCCGCATCCAGCATGCCCGCACCATGCTCGCCGACGTCATCAACCGCGCCGATCTGCAGATCTCCGCGGCCGAGCGCTTCATCCTCAACCGGCGCGGTGCCGTCGGCTCCCAGGCGCGCACGCGCCTGGTCGAGGCGCAGAACTCGCAGAGCCAGGCCCGGAGCCTCGCCGATGCCGACCCGGTGCAGGCACTCGCCCTCGCTCAGCGGGCCGACACCCTCGCCGCTCACGCGCTGCGGCTGGCCGAGAACGACGTGAACAGCTGGGGCGGCGGCGGTTTCGGCGGCGGAGGCCGGGGCGGCGGCGACACACTCGGTGCACTGCTCGGCGGCATCCTGATCGGCCAGGTGACCGGCGGCCACCGTGGCGGAGGCGGCTGGGGCGGCGGCGGCTTCGGCGGCGGAGGCGGCTGGGGCGGCGGCAGCAGCGGTGGCGGCGGCTTCTTCGGCGGCGGAGGCGGAGGCGGATTCTCCGTCGGCGGCTTCGGCGGCGGAGGCGGAAGCATCGGCAGCAGCGGAGGCGGGGGCCGCTTCTGA
- a CDS encoding SIP domain-containing protein codes for MSTVDTSAGTRAARRASRRPQVHHLIAADENSFAELEVALATLPLCAVGRVFIEVPEAADIRTVTAPPRMTVTWLPRLRRSGARRATGEALTCAVTAWADEMLCDDSESALRTEATLLGGYVGTADIVEHLTERHGVSPALIHAPARYGLPVF; via the coding sequence ATGAGCACCGTCGACACGTCCGCAGGCACACGAGCCGCACGCCGGGCATCACGTCGACCCCAGGTGCACCACCTCATCGCCGCCGACGAGAACTCGTTCGCCGAGCTCGAGGTCGCACTCGCCACGCTGCCGCTGTGCGCCGTCGGCCGTGTGTTCATCGAGGTGCCCGAGGCCGCCGACATCCGCACCGTCACCGCTCCGCCGCGCATGACCGTCACCTGGCTGCCGCGGCTGCGCCGCAGCGGCGCACGTCGTGCGACCGGCGAGGCACTCACCTGCGCTGTGACGGCATGGGCCGACGAGATGCTGTGTGATGACTCGGAGTCGGCGCTGCGCACCGAGGCGACGCTTCTCGGCGGGTACGTGGGCACGGCCGACATCGTCGAGCACCTCACCGAGCGTCACGGCGTCTCGCCGGCGCTGATCCACGCTCCTGCGCGGTACGGGCTGCCGGTCTTCTGA
- a CDS encoding Fe-S oxidoreductase: MNAGWRADADRILERGRRFDRRIPRILLRSPISRLGYWWGTTVGWVWGSLWSTGAVERRNGLWVFRGLPNWTFARGGVCVGGCYLTGDVEPSEAVLRHESVHQQQWLRYGFLMPVLYLFAGRDPLRNRFEIEAGLEDGGYVRRSRPASHG, translated from the coding sequence GTGAACGCCGGCTGGCGCGCCGACGCCGACCGCATCCTCGAGCGCGGCCGGCGCTTCGACCGCCGCATCCCGCGGATCCTGCTCCGCTCCCCGATCAGCCGCCTCGGCTACTGGTGGGGCACGACGGTCGGCTGGGTGTGGGGCTCGCTGTGGAGCACCGGCGCCGTGGAGCGCCGCAATGGACTCTGGGTGTTCCGCGGGCTGCCGAACTGGACCTTCGCGCGCGGCGGCGTGTGCGTGGGCGGCTGCTACCTGACCGGCGACGTCGAACCGTCGGAGGCGGTGCTGCGGCACGAGTCCGTGCATCAGCAGCAGTGGCTGCGCTACGGGTTCCTCATGCCGGTGCTGTACCTGTTCGCCGGTCGCGATCCGCTGCGCAACCGCTTCGAGATCGAAGCGGGGCTCGAGGACGGCGGCTACGTGCGCCGTTCGCGCCCGGCATCGCACGGCTGA
- a CDS encoding arginase family protein: protein MTRFLIAPQWQGSPAPRAMLLVDGATAIAGDLPSRDTTILDVPLEAGESLGTGVRRLSSLQRVRQLIGENLTHTADHSVVVGGDCSVSVFALDAIDTADVAVLWCDAHPDLHDPGSSRSGAFSGMALRAVMGEGEPHLALSPGIPPERIVLLGARSIDVGEQEPLARVTSLSAADAADADAVLSAVRATGASRVWVHIDVDVIDPSELEGVSEAAPFGISTAELVAAIKQVRAELPLAGATIAGFAPRSPADAVQDMGSILRLIGAVA, encoded by the coding sequence ATGACCCGATTCCTCATCGCCCCGCAATGGCAGGGTTCGCCCGCACCCCGCGCCATGCTGCTCGTCGACGGCGCCACCGCGATCGCCGGTGACCTGCCGAGCAGGGACACCACGATCCTCGACGTGCCGCTCGAAGCAGGAGAGTCGCTCGGCACGGGCGTGCGCAGGCTCAGCTCGCTGCAGCGCGTCCGCCAGCTGATCGGCGAGAACCTCACGCATACGGCTGATCACAGCGTCGTCGTGGGCGGCGACTGCAGTGTGAGCGTCTTCGCCCTCGATGCGATCGACACCGCTGACGTGGCCGTGCTGTGGTGCGACGCGCACCCCGACCTGCACGACCCCGGCTCGTCGCGCTCCGGTGCGTTCTCGGGCATGGCGCTGCGCGCCGTGATGGGCGAGGGAGAACCGCACCTCGCCCTCTCCCCCGGCATCCCTCCCGAGCGGATCGTCCTGCTGGGCGCGCGCAGCATCGACGTCGGTGAGCAGGAGCCGCTCGCTCGCGTCACCAGCCTGTCCGCCGCCGATGCGGCGGATGCGGATGCCGTGCTCTCCGCCGTCCGCGCCACCGGTGCGTCGCGTGTGTGGGTGCACATCGATGTCGACGTCATCGATCCCTCGGAGCTGGAGGGCGTCTCGGAGGCAGCGCCGTTCGGGATCTCGACCGCCGAGCTGGTCGCGGCGATCAAGCAGGTCCGCGCCGAACTGCCGCTGGCGGGAGCGACGATCGCCGGGTTCGCGCCTCGCAGCCCCGCGGATGCCGTGCAGGACATGGGCTCGATCCTGCGGCTCATCGGCGCGGTGGCGTGA
- a CDS encoding ABC transporter substrate-binding protein: MSPFRTARRSARLAAVGILAVGVLVLSACTSTPEPAATATGEVDPDASLTVGLVLEPTNLDIRRTSGAALEQILVDNIYEGLVTRTQDNQIVERLASSYEISADGLTYTFTLNEGITFHDGTALTSADVVSSYEAVRTDAALQGNAEFAAVSAITAPDATTVVITLTAPDQNFLFSLTGPAGLVFKTGDTTDLKTAENGTGPFTLSRWTKGSAITFDRYDEYWGEKAGVAEVTLQYIDDFTAGVNAALDGTLDVLTAVDPTLVSQLEDTGEFTITTGRTTDKATLAFNNAKAPLDDVRVREALRLAIDHEALIEAIGAGQTLYGPIPELDPGYEDLSEVAPYDPDRATELLKEAGHDELDLTLTIPSFYGTTVAQVLVSDFAKVGVALEVDRVEFATWLEDVYTNHDYELSFVLHVEPRDFGNWANPDYYFGYDDAEVQELYAQARAELDPEASAELLAEAARIVSEDHAADWLYNGATLTALVPGVEGFPQDSINSRIDLAGVTKTAG; the protein is encoded by the coding sequence TTGTCTCCCTTCCGCACCGCTCGCCGCTCGGCCCGCCTGGCCGCTGTCGGCATCCTCGCCGTCGGCGTCCTCGTGCTCAGCGCGTGCACGAGCACTCCCGAGCCGGCCGCCACCGCCACCGGCGAGGTCGACCCTGACGCGAGCCTGACCGTCGGACTCGTGCTCGAGCCGACGAACCTCGACATCCGCCGCACCAGCGGTGCCGCGCTCGAGCAGATCCTCGTCGACAACATCTACGAGGGACTGGTCACCCGTACGCAGGACAACCAGATCGTCGAGCGGCTCGCCAGCTCGTACGAGATCTCGGCGGATGGACTGACGTACACCTTCACACTGAACGAGGGCATCACCTTCCACGACGGCACCGCCCTCACCTCCGCCGACGTCGTGTCGTCTTACGAGGCGGTCAGGACGGATGCCGCCCTGCAGGGCAACGCCGAGTTCGCCGCCGTGTCGGCGATCACCGCACCTGATGCCACCACCGTCGTCATCACGCTGACGGCCCCCGACCAGAACTTCCTCTTCTCGCTGACCGGACCGGCGGGCCTGGTGTTCAAGACCGGTGACACGACCGATCTGAAGACGGCCGAGAACGGCACCGGTCCGTTCACGCTCAGCCGGTGGACCAAGGGCAGCGCGATCACCTTCGACCGGTACGACGAGTACTGGGGCGAGAAGGCCGGCGTCGCCGAGGTCACGCTGCAGTACATCGACGACTTCACCGCCGGTGTGAACGCCGCGCTCGACGGCACCCTCGACGTGCTCACCGCCGTCGACCCCACGCTCGTCTCGCAGCTCGAGGACACCGGCGAGTTCACCATCACGACGGGGCGTACCACCGACAAGGCCACGCTCGCGTTCAACAACGCCAAGGCGCCGCTCGACGACGTCCGGGTGCGCGAGGCGCTGCGCCTGGCCATCGACCACGAGGCCCTCATCGAGGCGATCGGCGCCGGTCAGACCCTCTACGGGCCGATCCCCGAGCTCGACCCCGGCTACGAGGACCTCTCCGAGGTCGCTCCCTACGACCCCGACCGCGCCACGGAGCTGCTGAAGGAGGCCGGTCACGACGAGCTCGATCTCACCCTGACGATCCCCTCGTTCTACGGCACGACCGTCGCACAGGTGCTCGTCTCGGACTTCGCCAAGGTGGGCGTCGCCCTCGAGGTCGACCGGGTGGAGTTCGCGACCTGGCTGGAGGACGTCTACACCAACCACGACTACGAGCTGAGCTTCGTGCTGCACGTCGAGCCGCGCGACTTCGGCAATTGGGCGAACCCCGACTACTACTTCGGCTACGACGACGCCGAGGTGCAGGAGCTCTACGCCCAGGCGCGTGCCGAGCTCGATCCCGAGGCATCCGCCGAGTTGCTCGCCGAGGCCGCCCGCATCGTCTCGGAGGACCACGCCGCGGACTGGCTGTACAACGGCGCGACGCTTACCGCGCTGGTGCCGGGTGTGGAGGGCTTCCCGCAGGACTCGATCAACTCGCGCATCGACCTCGCGGGCGTCACGAAGACCGCCGGCTGA
- a CDS encoding ABC transporter permease: MPRWLRTLLSSATGRFGVAVVLLIALTALVSLFWTPFDPMLSDVRSRWGAPGWPHLLGTDGTGRDILSLIMAGARTTMFVAVGSGIVATLVGVALAALGALTARWMRETVAVLVDILIAFPVLMIAMMISAVWGGSLWVVVFSVGIGFGVSIARVTRPELRHVQRSDFVVAGRASGLTTGQNLVRHLLPNVAPVFIVQLSWSMAVAVLAEAGLSYLGFGASLTEASWGTLLADLQRYIGVHPLTVVWPGLAITLTVLGLNLLGDALREATDPTLSRRAAQVHVPEVVA, from the coding sequence ATGCCCCGCTGGCTGCGCACGCTGCTCTCGTCGGCGACCGGCAGGTTCGGTGTCGCCGTCGTGCTGCTGATCGCCCTGACCGCCCTCGTGTCGCTGTTCTGGACGCCGTTCGATCCGATGCTCTCTGATGTCCGCTCGCGCTGGGGTGCACCGGGCTGGCCGCACCTGCTCGGCACTGACGGCACAGGCCGCGACATCCTCAGCCTCATCATGGCGGGTGCCCGCACCACGATGTTCGTCGCGGTCGGCTCCGGCATCGTCGCGACGCTCGTGGGCGTCGCGCTCGCGGCGCTCGGCGCGCTGACGGCCCGGTGGATGCGCGAGACCGTCGCCGTACTCGTCGACATCCTCATCGCGTTCCCCGTGCTGATGATCGCCATGATGATCTCCGCGGTGTGGGGCGGATCCCTCTGGGTGGTGGTGTTCTCGGTCGGCATCGGCTTCGGGGTGAGCATCGCCCGGGTCACCCGCCCCGAGCTGCGCCACGTGCAGCGCAGCGACTTCGTCGTCGCCGGCCGGGCCAGCGGGCTGACCACGGGCCAGAACCTCGTGCGGCACCTGCTGCCCAACGTCGCCCCGGTGTTCATCGTGCAGCTGTCGTGGTCGATGGCGGTCGCCGTGCTCGCCGAGGCGGGCCTGTCGTACCTCGGCTTCGGCGCCTCGCTCACCGAGGCGTCGTGGGGCACGCTGCTGGCCGATCTGCAGCGCTACATCGGCGTGCATCCCCTGACCGTCGTCTGGCCGGGGCTGGCCATCACCCTCACGGTGCTCGGGCTGAATCTGCTCGGCGACGCGCTGCGCGAGGCGACCGATCCGACGCTGTCGCGCCGGGCCGCGCAGGTGCACGTACCGGAGGTGGTCGCGTGA
- a CDS encoding tyrosine-protein phosphatase produces MTVLAIPGAANVRDVGGIPVGSARVREGRLLRSGQLAALTPEGRRLLRERVRHVVDLRDDAEVRNEPSALTEVNTTRIPLFLGSVGSFFEQNMDLAGMYRHLVDESASRLVDAVRIIAAGEPTLVHCTVGKDRTGVTIALALSAVGADRDAVVDDYALTASQLPVERNRAVVSYLRAHMPDATNAVELATKSPAPVMAGLLADIDRRFGSTADYLLGAGLSAAELDALHETLLG; encoded by the coding sequence ATGACCGTTCTCGCGATTCCCGGTGCGGCCAATGTGCGCGATGTGGGCGGCATCCCGGTCGGGTCCGCGCGTGTGCGCGAGGGGCGCCTGCTGCGATCGGGGCAGCTCGCCGCGCTCACACCGGAGGGCCGGCGACTGCTGCGGGAGCGGGTGCGGCACGTGGTGGATCTGCGCGACGATGCCGAGGTGAGAAATGAGCCGTCGGCGCTGACCGAGGTGAACACGACCCGCATTCCACTCTTCCTGGGCTCGGTCGGCTCGTTCTTCGAGCAGAACATGGATCTCGCGGGCATGTACCGCCACCTCGTCGACGAGTCGGCATCCCGGCTGGTAGATGCCGTCCGCATCATCGCCGCCGGCGAGCCGACCCTCGTGCACTGCACGGTCGGCAAGGACCGCACGGGCGTCACGATCGCGCTCGCGCTGAGCGCGGTCGGCGCGGATCGGGATGCCGTGGTCGACGACTACGCGCTGACCGCGTCGCAGCTGCCCGTCGAGCGCAATCGCGCCGTCGTGTCGTATCTGCGCGCGCACATGCCGGATGCCACCAACGCCGTGGAGCTGGCCACCAAGTCTCCGGCGCCGGTGATGGCCGGTCTACTGGCCGACATAGACCGGCGCTTCGGATCGACCGCCGACTACCTGCTCGGCGCCGGTCTGTCCGCCGCCGAGCTGGATGCGCTGCACGAGACGCTCCTCGGATAG
- a CDS encoding PspA/IM30 family protein, whose amino-acid sequence MAKESIFGRISTLVRANINSLLDQAEDPQKMIDQLVRDYTNNIADAESAIAETIGNLRLLERDHEEDVRAAREWGNKALAASRKADELRAAGSTADADKFDSLAKIALQRQIGEERDARAAEPQIAAQTEIVDKLKSGLNGMKEKLEQLRAKRSELLARAKVAEAQTKVQDAIGSINVLDPTSELGRFEDKIRRQEALAQGKAELAASSLDAQFESLEDLGELTEVEARLAELKSGRPQAALEAE is encoded by the coding sequence ATGGCCAAGGAATCCATCTTCGGACGCATCTCCACGCTCGTCCGTGCCAACATCAACTCCCTCCTCGACCAGGCCGAGGACCCGCAGAAGATGATCGACCAGCTGGTCCGCGACTACACGAACAACATCGCGGATGCCGAGTCGGCCATCGCCGAGACCATCGGCAACCTGCGCCTGCTCGAGCGCGACCACGAAGAGGACGTCCGCGCCGCCCGTGAGTGGGGCAACAAGGCCCTCGCTGCCAGCCGTAAGGCCGACGAGCTGCGCGCCGCCGGCAGCACCGCCGACGCCGACAAGTTCGACAGCCTCGCCAAGATCGCCCTGCAGCGTCAGATCGGCGAAGAGCGCGACGCCCGCGCCGCCGAGCCGCAGATCGCCGCACAGACCGAGATCGTCGACAAGCTCAAGAGCGGCCTGAACGGCATGAAGGAGAAGCTCGAGCAGCTCAGGGCCAAGCGCAGCGAACTGCTCGCGCGCGCCAAGGTCGCCGAGGCGCAGACCAAGGTGCAGGACGCGATCGGCTCGATCAACGTGCTCGACCCGACCAGCGAACTGGGCCGCTTCGAGGACAAGATCCGTCGTCAGGAGGCCCTCGCCCAGGGCAAGGCGGAGCTTGCCGCCTCGTCGCTGGACGCCCAGTTCGAGAGCCTCGAGGACCTCGGTGAGCTCACCGAGGTCGAGGCCCGCCTCGCCGAGCTCAAGTCCGGCCGCCCGCAGGCTGCGCTCGAAGCAGAATGA
- a CDS encoding alpha/beta fold hydrolase has translation MAVATDTSEFRYLPAQAARFSVPAPAVERIALPLADGRSLSALRFGEGAPEVTFLHGAGLNAHTWDAVVVLLGRPALVIDLAGHGDSSWRADHDYSPASLASDVILAMTEWTTQPQVLVGHSLGGLTAAVVAARNPELVGELVLVDVVPGLDTDAAPSVLREFYTVTDFESRDEAVARAESFGFGGSREDTERGVFLNTRVREDGRVEWKHHFAQIIGHAFDALNAANRARDIADPWAALAAVSAPVTLVRGTKGFLQDADVAELTRRIPSATVITVDAGHNVQETDPASLASAASDALTRTLR, from the coding sequence ATGGCCGTGGCAACAGACACCAGCGAGTTCCGCTACCTGCCCGCGCAGGCCGCCAGATTCAGCGTTCCCGCTCCCGCGGTCGAGCGCATCGCACTGCCCCTGGCCGACGGCCGCTCGCTCAGCGCCCTGCGCTTCGGCGAGGGCGCCCCCGAGGTGACCTTCCTGCACGGCGCGGGCCTGAACGCCCACACCTGGGATGCCGTCGTGGTGCTGCTCGGACGCCCCGCGCTGGTCATCGACCTGGCCGGTCACGGCGACTCCTCCTGGCGTGCCGATCACGACTACTCCCCCGCATCCCTGGCATCCGACGTCATCCTGGCGATGACCGAGTGGACGACGCAGCCGCAGGTGCTCGTCGGCCACTCCCTGGGCGGACTCACCGCCGCCGTCGTCGCGGCCCGGAACCCCGAGCTGGTCGGCGAGCTCGTGCTCGTCGACGTCGTGCCCGGACTCGACACCGACGCTGCGCCGTCGGTGCTGCGCGAGTTCTACACCGTGACCGACTTCGAATCGCGTGACGAGGCCGTCGCCCGCGCCGAGAGCTTCGGATTCGGCGGCAGCCGCGAGGACACCGAACGCGGCGTCTTCCTCAACACGCGCGTGCGCGAGGACGGCCGGGTGGAGTGGAAGCACCACTTCGCGCAGATCATCGGGCACGCCTTCGACGCGCTCAACGCCGCGAACCGTGCGCGCGACATCGCCGACCCCTGGGCCGCACTCGCCGCCGTCAGCGCCCCCGTCACCCTCGTGCGCGGCACGAAGGGCTTCCTGCAGGATGCCGACGTCGCCGAGCTGACCCGCCGCATCCCGTCCGCCACTGTGATCACCGTCGATGCCGGACACAACGTGCAGGAGACCGATCCCGCCTCCCTGGCATCCGCGGCCTCCGACGCCCTCACCCGAACTCTCCGCTGA
- a CDS encoding ATP-binding cassette domain-containing protein produces the protein MSLEVNDLVIEIGGRRVVDGVSFAVADGQRFGLIGESGSGKSLTALALLGLLPEGAAASGSIRWNGVELIGMPDRELAKLRGDDIGMVFQEPRTALNPIRTAGRQIAESVRIHEGIGRREARGRAIAEAARVRLPDPETIVDRYPHQLSGGQRQRVAIAMALACRPKLLIADEPTTALDVTIQAEVLALLLSLVEEQGMSLVFITHDLAVLSQVATHAVVLEHGRVVEQAPVAQLLSAPASPITQALLRDATATLWRPDAGGAPDSGGEQDAGGEPDAGGEGGGAS, from the coding sequence GTGAGCCTGGAGGTGAACGACCTCGTCATCGAGATCGGTGGCCGTCGCGTCGTCGACGGCGTCTCCTTCGCCGTCGCCGACGGACAGCGGTTCGGGCTGATCGGCGAATCGGGTTCGGGCAAGTCGCTCACCGCGCTCGCCCTGCTGGGACTGCTCCCGGAGGGAGCGGCCGCGAGCGGCAGCATCCGGTGGAACGGCGTGGAGCTGATCGGGATGCCGGACCGCGAGCTGGCGAAGCTGCGCGGCGACGACATCGGCATGGTGTTCCAGGAGCCGCGCACGGCGCTGAACCCGATCCGCACCGCGGGCAGGCAGATCGCCGAGTCGGTGCGCATCCACGAGGGCATCGGCCGGCGCGAGGCCCGCGGACGGGCCATCGCCGAGGCCGCCCGGGTGCGCCTGCCCGACCCCGAGACGATCGTCGACCGCTATCCGCACCAGCTTTCCGGCGGACAGCGGCAGCGGGTCGCCATCGCGATGGCGCTGGCGTGCCGGCCCAAGCTGCTCATCGCCGACGAGCCGACCACGGCCCTGGACGTCACGATCCAGGCCGAGGTGCTCGCGCTGCTGCTGTCACTGGTCGAGGAGCAGGGCATGTCGCTGGTGTTCATCACCCACGACCTCGCCGTGCTCTCGCAGGTCGCGACCCACGCCGTCGTGCTCGAGCACGGCCGCGTCGTCGAGCAGGCCCCGGTCGCGCAGCTGCTGAGTGCGCCGGCCTCCCCCATCACGCAGGCGTTGCTGCGCGACGCCACCGCGACCCTGTGGCGGCCGGATGCCGGCGGCGCGCCGGATTCCGGGGGCGAGCAGGATGCCGGCGGCGAGCCGGATGCCGGCGGCGAGGGCGGAGGTGCGTCATGA
- a CDS encoding ABC transporter permease: MLRYTLTRGALLIAGLLVSSVIIFLTLRVFPGDVAQLIAGTQASRETVEALRESLGLDRPLTTQYADWIGGILRGDLGTSQLSGASVSDELIEKSQVTVPLGLMALAIALLIAVPFGILSAMLRGRAGGTAMSVGAQAVAAVPVIWAGMMLVVVFAHWLGWLPAQGFPRTGWSTPDRAVESLLLPALTIGIIEGAMLMRFVRSATLQAAGQDFVRTAAAKGLTRRQALVRHGIPAVGLSIVTVLGLQVAGIIVGSVVIEQLFTLPGIGRMLVADVGTRDLVKVQSELLVLTAFVLIIGFIVDLIHHAVDPRQREEAV, encoded by the coding sequence GTGCTCCGGTACACGCTCACACGGGGGGCCCTGCTGATCGCAGGGCTCCTCGTGTCGAGCGTGATCATCTTCCTCACCCTGCGCGTCTTCCCCGGCGATGTCGCGCAGCTGATCGCCGGCACGCAGGCCAGCCGTGAGACCGTCGAGGCCCTGCGCGAGTCGCTCGGCCTGGACCGGCCGCTGACCACCCAGTACGCGGACTGGATCGGCGGCATCCTGCGCGGCGACCTCGGCACCTCGCAGCTCAGCGGCGCCTCGGTGAGCGATGAGCTCATCGAGAAGTCGCAGGTGACCGTCCCGCTGGGTCTGATGGCCCTCGCGATCGCGCTGCTGATCGCCGTGCCGTTCGGCATCCTCTCCGCCATGCTGCGCGGGCGCGCAGGCGGCACCGCGATGAGCGTCGGAGCCCAGGCGGTGGCGGCGGTGCCGGTGATCTGGGCGGGCATGATGCTCGTGGTCGTCTTCGCGCACTGGCTGGGCTGGCTGCCCGCGCAGGGTTTTCCCCGCACGGGCTGGTCGACGCCCGACCGGGCGGTCGAGTCGCTGCTGCTTCCGGCACTGACCATCGGCATCATCGAAGGCGCCATGCTCATGCGCTTCGTGCGCAGCGCCACCCTGCAGGCGGCAGGACAGGACTTCGTGCGCACGGCCGCCGCCAAGGGGCTCACCCGCCGCCAGGCGCTCGTGCGGCACGGCATCCCCGCCGTCGGACTGTCGATCGTGACGGTGCTGGGACTGCAGGTGGCAGGGATCATCGTCGGCTCGGTCGTGATCGAGCAGCTGTTCACGCTGCCGGGGATCGGGCGGATGCTCGTCGCCGACGTCGGCACCCGCGACCTGGTGAAGGTGCAGAGCGAGCTGCTCGTGCTGACCGCGTTCGTGCTGATCATCGGCTTCATCGTCGACCTCATCCATCACGCAGTCGATCCGCGCCAGCGCGAGGAGGCCGTCTGA